Genomic segment of Shewanella sp. OMA3-2:
CCTTGCATACTTTCTGATGGGACATTTTTTAAAGTCACACCACGACCACCAATTAAATTAGCTGAACCTGGTAAGATCTGCATTGTGGTTACACCACCTTCTCTAGCCCGATTAAAGCCAGGGTCCTGTGGCCATACACTGTGTTCAGCCCATACTTCAGCCGTCACTGGGTTGGTCATTTCATTACCGTCGTTATGCGACTCGGCATTGGGGCTAGGATAAACCCCCAGATGAGAATGCACATCAATAATACCTGGAGTTACCCACTTACCTTTAGCATCGACAACTATTGCACCATCGGCAACTAGATTTTTCCCTACCGCACTAATCTTGCCATCAATCATAACTAAATCAGCATTATCAATTCTTTCACCAGTACCAGTTAGCACGATAGCATTCTTAATTATTGTTTTTGTGCTTGGTAAGGCTTGATAGGTACTTGGATAAGGGTTTTTATTAATTGTTACTTTAGGATCTTGAGTTTCTGATTGGTTGCATCCCACAAGGGCTGCAGTGACAGCAATCATCACCAAAGATGGCATCATCTTAGTCATTTTTGTTCTCCTTTGAAATTGGCGCCAATTTAGCAAGATAGTCAACCAAACAACATAGAAAGATGTAACTAAATCGTTTCAAAACATTAATCAAAAGTTGTCACTAGTTGTTGTTGGTAAGAAAAAGGCTAAATGATATATAATAATTAACAAATAAATAGACGGTATCACAATGAATTGGCTGAAAAAATTTTTCCAGAAACAGGAAGAGGGTCATCAAAGAGATGTTAAGCAATCTAATGCTTATGATTTAATTGGCGGTGATAAAGTGATTCAAGCGATCGCCCATGAATTTTATCAACAAATGCAACAACGACCAGAAACTAAAACACTATTAGCGCTTCATCGCGCGCCAATAGCAGAGTCAGAGGCTAAACTATATGAATTCTTAAGTGGTTGGCTAGGCGGGCCGCCACTTTATCAACAAAAACATGGTCATCCGGCACTGCGCGCAAGACATATGTCATTTTCAATTGATGAGTCGATGCGTGACCAGTGGCTTATTTGTATGCGGGCGGCTATTGATAAATGCATGAAAAAGCCTGCACATCGTCAGGCGATTATTCAGGCTATTTCCACTTTAGCAGATCACATGCGTAATCAATAAATAGCTAACACTTACTTGTTTAGCCCTAACCAATCTTGTGGCTTAAGGTAGTAGTCATATAATTCTGCTTCAGGCGTACCGTCTTCCGGCGTAAAACCATACTCCCAGCGCACAAGTGGCGGCATAGACATCAAAATAGACTCTGTGCGGCCACCCGTTTGCAAACCAAACAAGGTGCCACGGTCATAAACAAGATTAAACTCAACATAGCGGCCGCGACGATAAAGCTGGAATTGCCGCTCTTCATCTTGGTATTCCAATGCTTTATTACGCTCCACGATAGGCTCATAGGCTTCGATAAAACCATTACCAACCGCTTGCATAAACGCAAAACTTTGCTCAAATCCTGGTTTATTAAGATCATCAAAAAACAATCCGCCTACACCACGAGTTTCATTGCGATGGGGCAAAAAGAAATAATCATCACACCATTTTTTATATTTAGGGTAAACCTCTTCACCAAACGGCAAACATAAATCATGTGCGGTTTGATGCCAAAAAACAACATCTTGCTCAAATGGATAATAGGGCGTTAAATCAAACCCACCACCAAACCACCACACTGGTTCTGCGCCTTCTTTACTGGCAATGAAAAAACGCACATTAGCATGAGTTGTTGGAATATAAGGATTATTGGGATGAATAACTAATGACACCCCCATCGCCTCAAAACTTCTTCCCGCTAATTCGGGACGATGTGCAGTGGCTGACGCAGGCATTGCCGCGCCCATAACGTGGGAAAAATTAACTCCGGCCTGCTCGAATACATTACCTTGAGTTAATACCATACTGGTGCCACCGCCACCTTCTTCACGCTTCCAAGACTCGGCATTGAAAGTTGACTTACCATCAAGCGCAGTTAAACGCTGACAAATTCGCTGTTGAAGGGACAATAAAAATGTTTTTACTTGTTCAACATTAGGTAAAACAGCAGTATCTGAACCTGTTTGCATAAAATTAGTTTCCATTTCTAATAACGTGGCCTGTGCGTGCATCAATAATGGTAGAAGGTTGGCGCTGTTCACCTAATTCCCCTATCACTAGCGCATCAATCTTACCGTTAAAGTCGGTTAAAATTTGTGTAGCCTGCATCACAGGCGCTTCCCCCGCTAGATTAGCACTGGTTGATACTAATGGTTTGTGCAACGTGTCGCAAAGGGTACGCACAGTTGAATGTGCAGACACCCTAACCGCAATAGAGGAGAACTCACCACATAATAATGATGAAACATTAGATTTAATTGGCATAACAAAAGTAAACGGACCAGGCCATTTCGACAGTGCAAACTCAAGCTGAGCAGAGGTTAACTGAGACTCATCGACATAATCAGCTAATTGTTCAAAATGACTGGCAACCAAGATTAATCCCTTTTGCCATGGGCGCTGCTTTACATCTAATAGTTTTTGAATAGCAATGTCATTATCGGGATCACAGCCTAACCCAAATACGGCCTCTGTTGGGTAGGCAATAACCCCCCTTTAGAAATAACATCAACAACAGCATCGGGTTGTAATTGCAACATAATAGATCCTTAACACAAGCTAATTATAGCGGCCGTTTGTATTTACACGTTTTTTGAGGACATTCTAAACGATTTCCAGCAGCCCCTTTACGTTCAACTAATATACCAAAATCGCAATCAGGGCACGCTTCATTAATGGGCGGATAGTTAACGATATACTTGCATTGCGGGTAGGCACTACAGGCAAAAAACGTTTTACCGTAGCGGCTAGTGCGTGACTCTAACTGTCCTTTTTGACAATGAGGACATGCTATCGCTTCCGCTTCATTACTGTGATCATGCTTTTCAATATGATGACATTCGGGATAATGAGTGCAACCAATGAAGATACCAAAGCGTCCTGATTTCACTGCTAATTCATGGCCACATTCAGGACAGCTTGAGCCAGTAATAACTTGGGTTTCTATCGACTCATGCTGCACTAAAGGCCGAGTATAATCACATGTCGGATAATTATTACAACCAACAAAACTGCCGTGTTTACTATGCTTTAATGATAACTCGCAACCACACTTAGGGCAGAGTTCAAACTCTTTCTTTAAAGCGTGCTCATGGGCAGTAAATAATTGTTGATCAATTTTTGACATGACTCATCTAATTGTTATGTTTTATTTGAATACGGCTAAATCTAAATTAAAACAATTTTACCCTATCAGGATCGAAAAAGGAGGCATAGCCTCCTTTTATTTACTGCTTAGTCACGTTACGAATGTAAATGACCATCAGGTTGTTCGAAGATTAAATCTTCCATTTGTTCATAAGCAGATTCATTTCCAGGGACATTGAATAACACCATCAATACTACCCATTTTAAATCTTCCAATACTAATATCGGCTCATCTAAGTCCATCACTCTGTCGATAACCATTTCTCGGGTTTCAACACTTAGCACTTGGATTTGCTCTAGAAACAATAAAAAACCACGACATTGCACATCTAATTTGGCAGCTTCTTGTTTAGTATAAATACGGAAAGAATGTTGCGCATGATTGCATAAGTATGGTTTATCACTTTCTTGTAAGTCCGCTAAACGCTCAAGCCATGCCAAGGCTTTAATAATATCGACCTGATGAAAACCAGCACGCGTAAGCTCTTTGGTTAATTCATCTTCATCAACCAATAACTCTATCTCACTGTGGACATAGTTCTCAAATAAATACATGAGGATATCAAACATGGCTAACTCCTCTTTAGTCTGACGTAACCACCGGGCACTACAGCAACCCACCCTTGTAACTCAAGTTCAAGCAATTCCACTAACACCAGATCTATCGGTTTTCCACTGTGCTCGACTACAGCATCGACTGTTGTAGTCTCATACCCTACACTTGCTAACAGACTAGCTAACTGCGAAGGAAATGGCAAATTACTCATTTCACTAGCTTGTATATGGTGACGATGGTGCAATTGTACAAGGTGATACTCAGATAAACACCCTAATTCTTCTATTATATCGGCAGCATCCTCAACAAGTTTTGCGCCATTTTTAATTAAATCATGACAACCCTGATGATATCCCGCGATTGTCGACCCTGGAACGGCAAAAACTTCGCGGTTTTGCTCCATTGCTAATCGAGCTGTTATTAATGAGCCACTTTTACGCGCAGCCTCAATCACCACTGTGCCTAAGCTTAATCCACTGACTACGCGGTTACGCTTAGGAAAGTGCCCCGCGACCGGACTCACTTTCGGCCAAAACTCACTAATAATGCAGCCATCTTGCTGAATATCGTCGTATAACGATTTATGTCTTTTAGGATAGACAACATCCACACCACAACCCAATACAGCTAATGTTACACCATTATTCGCCACTACGGCTTTATGCGCAGCACCATCGATACCAGCAGCCATACCACTAGTAATACTAAACCCATAACTAGAAAGGTCACGAGCTAGATTGGCTGCCGTATCGGCGCCGTGCAATGACATATTACGGCTACCAACAATAGCGATTGAAGGGGCCAATAATCCATTGACTTGCCCTTTGACAAAAAGCATTGAGGGAGGATCATATATTTGCTGTAACAAGGGCGGGTATAAGGGATCAGATAAACAGATAAGATGGTGATTATCGGCTTGTTCAAGCCAATCGAAGGCACTATCGACTTTATCAAAATCGATTTTACACACTTTCAAAGATTGAGAAGAAAGCGGTAAGGCATCGGGTTCAAATTGTAGCCTTTGCCTTAACTCTTCAACATCCATGTGCATTAGTAATTGTTTAATCCGGGCGGGTCCTAGTCCGGATACAGCTGAAACAACTAGCCAGTCAACCAGATTATCAGAAATTATTCACCTTTAAAGGTCAGGTTGGCTGGAGTAACCAATTTATCTTTTACTCTAACTGGGCGATCACTCATCATAATTAGGCCTAAGCTCGTTTTATCAAAGACTTTAAAAACCATAAGGTTACCGTGATAAACATCTGGTACTTTAAAGACTTTATCATCTGAAAAGTGAGCGACCACTTTGTCATATGATGAACGGTCAACGGCCCGAACAGGTTGTCCATCACTACCTATAACCACTTCCTCGCCATCACGGTAAATAGCAAAAACATGCCCAGGTTTAACGCCAGCATCTAACCCTTTATCAAGGTAAATGACTTCCAACTTACCCGCTTCACGGTTAGTACTTGCTGTGGCAATAACGCTCGCTGGTACGTCTAGTTCTGCTGCGGTGGGTGTAAAGTAAGCAGACATTAACGCTTCATCTTCAACAGGAACAACTGAATACCCCACCTCTGTTTCGCGTAAATTACTGAGTATCTGAACCTTTGAAATATCACCCTCTGCAGTCACACGGCCACTGGCGGTAAGAATGATCTCACGGCCAAGCAGTTCACCTGTTTGACTATCTAAAAGTTCACGCCCGTGCTCATAAATAGCGACCTTTTGACCCATTGGCATATTCGAATTGATATAGATAACATCATTAAGAATATGGTGTTTAGAAGGGCTTTCACCGCTTAATACCATTGGTTGAGCATCTAACCAAGCTTGCTCTACCACACGGTTTTGTACTAAATAAGGTTCAATTAGCGCCAAATCAATTGTCGGTATTGCACCATCTTTTGGTAGAACATACCCTTCGACGCCCTTCTTGATATGTTGTTTTCTAACCAAACGTGGCTGCCCATCGATAAATACCAAGGTAAGACGATCACCTGGATAAATTAAATGAGGATTAGCAATTTGTGGATTAACCCCCCACAATGTCGGCCAGCGCCATGGATCTTGGAGGAAATATCCCGATATATCCCAAAGCGTATCGCCTTTTTTAACGACATATGTGTCAGGATGTCCAGCTTTTAAAGTCAGTGTATCTGCATTTAATCCAAAGATATTCAATGTTATAAAAGCAAGTAGTAATATCCGTTTCATGGTGTTGTCCATGTTATTAAGCTCTTTAATTGAGCTTTTTACTGTTATTGAAGGTCCGTAAGGATTAAAATTATCCTATTTTCTATCGTCAGTATAGCTAACTAGCTAAATTTTGTCAGACTTGTTAAGAGTT
This window contains:
- a CDS encoding group II truncated hemoglobin, producing MNWLKKFFQKQEEGHQRDVKQSNAYDLIGGDKVIQAIAHEFYQQMQQRPETKTLLALHRAPIAESEAKLYEFLSGWLGGPPLYQQKHGHPALRARHMSFSIDESMRDQWLICMRAAIDKCMKKPAHRQAIIQAISTLADHMRNQ
- the hemF gene encoding oxygen-dependent coproporphyrinogen oxidase gives rise to the protein MQTGSDTAVLPNVEQVKTFLLSLQQRICQRLTALDGKSTFNAESWKREEGGGGTSMVLTQGNVFEQAGVNFSHVMGAAMPASATAHRPELAGRSFEAMGVSLVIHPNNPYIPTTHANVRFFIASKEGAEPVWWFGGGFDLTPYYPFEQDVVFWHQTAHDLCLPFGEEVYPKYKKWCDDYFFLPHRNETRGVGGLFFDDLNKPGFEQSFAFMQAVGNGFIEAYEPIVERNKALEYQDEERQFQLYRRGRYVEFNLVYDRGTLFGLQTGGRTESILMSMPPLVRWEYGFTPEDGTPEAELYDYYLKPQDWLGLNK
- a CDS encoding DNA topoisomerase family protein; amino-acid sequence: MSKIDQQLFTAHEHALKKEFELCPKCGCELSLKHSKHGSFVGCNNYPTCDYTRPLVQHESIETQVITGSSCPECGHELAVKSGRFGIFIGCTHYPECHHIEKHDHSNEAEAIACPHCQKGQLESRTSRYGKTFFACSAYPQCKYIVNYPPINEACPDCDFGILVERKGAAGNRLECPQKTCKYKRPL
- a CDS encoding DUF494 family protein, giving the protein MFDILMYLFENYVHSEIELLVDEDELTKELTRAGFHQVDIIKALAWLERLADLQESDKPYLCNHAQHSFRIYTKQEAAKLDVQCRGFLLFLEQIQVLSVETREMVIDRVMDLDEPILVLEDLKWVVLMVLFNVPGNESAYEQMEDLIFEQPDGHLHS
- the dprA gene encoding DNA-processing protein DprA, translated to MDVEELRQRLQFEPDALPLSSQSLKVCKIDFDKVDSAFDWLEQADNHHLICLSDPLYPPLLQQIYDPPSMLFVKGQVNGLLAPSIAIVGSRNMSLHGADTAANLARDLSSYGFSITSGMAAGIDGAAHKAVVANNGVTLAVLGCGVDVVYPKRHKSLYDDIQQDGCIISEFWPKVSPVAGHFPKRNRVVSGLSLGTVVIEAARKSGSLITARLAMEQNREVFAVPGSTIAGYHQGCHDLIKNGAKLVEDAADIIEELGCLSEYHLVQLHHRHHIQASEMSNLPFPSQLASLLASVGYETTTVDAVVEHSGKPIDLVLVELLELELQGWVAVVPGGYVRLKRS
- a CDS encoding LysM peptidoglycan-binding domain-containing protein, which encodes MDNTMKRILLLAFITLNIFGLNADTLTLKAGHPDTYVVKKGDTLWDISGYFLQDPWRWPTLWGVNPQIANPHLIYPGDRLTLVFIDGQPRLVRKQHIKKGVEGYVLPKDGAIPTIDLALIEPYLVQNRVVEQAWLDAQPMVLSGESPSKHHILNDVIYINSNMPMGQKVAIYEHGRELLDSQTGELLGREIILTASGRVTAEGDISKVQILSNLRETEVGYSVVPVEDEALMSAYFTPTAAELDVPASVIATASTNREAGKLEVIYLDKGLDAGVKPGHVFAIYRDGEEVVIGSDGQPVRAVDRSSYDKVVAHFSDDKVFKVPDVYHGNLMVFKVFDKTSLGLIMMSDRPVRVKDKLVTPANLTFKGE